In Populus alba chromosome 1, ASM523922v2, whole genome shotgun sequence, a single window of DNA contains:
- the LOC118055394 gene encoding uncharacterized protein, with amino-acid sequence MALIIFLAFALLLHGALGELICEQLPVDLCAYSIATSGQRCLLENYEEKDGTVKYQCKTTEIFVDTLNEWIESDECVSSCGLHRETIGVSSDTLLQPQFLAKLCSDECYQACPNIVDLYSNMALGEGTYLPTLCTDPCLAKHQATSNGDAAPAPASSTVARAPEAAIFGRC; translated from the exons ATGGCCTTGATCATCTTCCTAGCGTTCGCTCTTCTCCTTCATGGAGCTCTCG GTGAGCTCATATGTGAGCAGTTGCCGGTGGATCTTTGCGCATACTCAATCGCAACCTCTGGTCAGAGATGCTTGTTAGAGaattatgaagaaaaagatGGAACTGTTAAGTACCAATGCAAGACAACAGAGATTTTTGTAGATACGTTGAATGAATGGATTGAGAGCGATGAATGTGTTAGTTCATGTGGCCTCCATAGAGAAACTATTGGTGTTTCATCAGACACTCTCCTTCAGCCTCAGTTTTTGGCTAAACTTTGCTCAGATGAATGTTATCAAGCTTGCCCTAACATTGTTGATCTGTACTCCAATATGGCCTTGGGAGAAG GAACTTATCTGCCAACTTTGTGCACCGATCCTTGCCTTGCCAAACACCAGGCTACAAGTAATGGTGACGCAGCCCCTGCCCCTGCCTCCAGTACTGTAGCCCGAGCACCTGAAGCAGCCATTTTCGGGCGGTGCTGA